The following proteins come from a genomic window of Miscanthus floridulus cultivar M001 chromosome 2, ASM1932011v1, whole genome shotgun sequence:
- the LOC136537030 gene encoding secreted RxLR effector protein 161-like, which translates to MEDPREDHWAAVKRLLRYVKGTVNHGIIFPKIGGSWLQLTVFSDADMAGDIDGRRSISGVLVFLGSAPISWLSLKQKVVALSTCEAEYVAAATAACQVVWLRRLLGELTAREGGAKLAPCCDTVALQVQAPHRSPAAL; encoded by the exons atggaggatcccagagaggatcactgggctgcggtgaagcggctactacgctaTGTCAAGGGGACGGTGAACCATGGGATCATCTTTCCAAAGATTGGCGGGAGTTGGCTGCAGCTCACGGTGTTCAGTGATGCAGACATGgcaggggacatcgacggacgacggagcatctctggtgtgctcgtcttcctcgggtcggccccaatttcatggctgtcgctgaaacagaaggtggtggcactatctacgtgcgaggcagagtacgtagcggcagcCACAGCGGCGtgtcaagttgtgtggctacgccggctgctgggcgagctgaccg caagggaaggcggcgccaaactggccccctgctgtgacactgtagcgctgcaggtgcaggcgccgcaccgCTCGCCTGCAGCATTGTAg